A genomic region of Miscanthus floridulus cultivar M001 chromosome 3, ASM1932011v1, whole genome shotgun sequence contains the following coding sequences:
- the LOC136543344 gene encoding blue copper protein 1a-like, with amino-acid sequence MASSKHVLLLAAVAAVVCLASLASATQWVVGDECGWRAKFNQTGWADGKTFVVGDTLLFKYPKGKHTVVQVGEEDFATCNHDDDDNQLGAWCSGHDVMRLEKPGKMWFICTKRNHCLKGMKLAIDVVDDDDVAPPPPPVITFPFPGAAPPPPPFSWPGSPPPPPFGWPFPGTALPPPPPKSAAVRNLVSGAVATAAAAVVAAALAF; translated from the exons ATGGCGTCCTCCAAGCATGTGCTTCTCCTGGCCGCGGTCGCCGCCGTCGTGTGCCTCGCGTCGCTGGCCTCCGCCACGCAGTGGGTGGTCGGGGACGAATGCGGCTGGAGGGCCAAGTTCAACCAGACCGGCTGGGCAGACGGCAAGACGTTCGTGGTCGGCGACACCCTGC TGTTCAAGTACCCCAAGGGGAAACACACGGTGGTCCAGGTCGGCGAGGAAGACTTCGCTACGTGCAACCatgacgacgacgacaaccagcTCGGGGCCTGGTGCTCCGGCCACGACGTCATGCGGCTCGAAAAGCCCGGCAAGATGTGGTTCATCTGCACCAAGCGCAACCACTGCCTCAAGGGCATGAAGCTCGCCATCGACgtggtcgacgacgacgacgtcgccCCACCCCCACCGCCGGTGATCACGTTCCCGTTCCCAGGAGCTGCCCCGCCCCCACCTCCGTTCAGTTGGCCGGGAAGCCCGCCCCCACCTCCGTTCGGTTGGCCGTTCCCAGGAACCGCCCtgcccccaccgccgccgaagtcTGCGGCCGTGAGGAACCTGGTCAGCGGCGCGGTGGCCACGGCGGCAGCAGCCGTGGTCGCGGCCGCACTCGCGTTCTAG
- the LOC136543345 gene encoding uncharacterized protein produces MKFMDIPNYTYLKLKMSGPGGVITIGTSFQRAYECEVECCDHSTTIIASRELVAIRKEVVEESPDPKWSVGSFELVEGAKEVPIDLSCPEGKVVRIGTMLSSK; encoded by the coding sequence atgaagttcatggacatccccaactacacctacctaaagttaAAGATGTCAGGCCcaggtggggtcatcaccattggtacctccttccagcgcgcctatgagtgcgaggtcgagtgctgcgatcacTCCACGACAATCATCGCCTCCAGAGAGCTTgtggccatcaggaaggaggtcgttGAAGAATCACCTGACCCCAAGTGGTCGGTTGGGTCCTTCGAGCTAgtggagggcgccaaggaggtccccATAGACCTCAGCTGCCCCGAGGGCAAGGTGGTGCGCATTGggaccatgctttcctccaaatag
- the LOC136543346 gene encoding blue copper protein 1a-like, which yields MASSRQVLLLAAVACLTSLAFGTQWMVGDGGGWRAKFNETGWTDGKTFVVGDSLQFVYPKEKHTVIMVGKDAFAACDLSANLQLRNWTSGNDVVQLDKPGKVWFICNKPSHCDNGLKLVIDVVDGTVAPSPLPFPFPFPLPFPGTAPAPSPLFRWPLFPWGSAPAPAPAPASPAAAPPSAAVRNPVGSTVAAAAAAVVAATLAF from the exons ATGGCGTCCTCTAGGCAAGTGCTGCTCTTGGCTGCCGTCGCGTGCCTCACGTCACTGGCCTTTGGGACGCAGTGGATGGTCGGGGACGGCGGCGGCTGGAGGGCCAAGTTCAACGAGACCGGCTGGACCGACGGCAAGACGTTCGTGGTCGGCGACAGCCTGC AGTTCGTATACCCCAAGGAGAAGCACACGGTGATCATGGTCGGCAAGGACGCCTTCGCGGCGTGCGACCTGAGCGCCAACCTGCAGCTCAGGAACTGGACCAGCGGCAACGACGTCGTGCAGCTCGACAAGCCCGGCAAGGTGTGGTTCATCTGTAACAAGCCCAGCCACTGCGACAACGGCTTGAAGCTCGTCATCGACGTGGTCGACGGCACCGTCGCCCCATCCCCGCTGCCGTTCCCGTTCCCGTTCCCTTTACCGTTCCCGGGAACGGCCCCGGCCCCATCTCCGTTGTTCCGTTGGCCGTTATTCCCCTGGGGATCGGCCCcagccccggccccggccccagCATCGCCAGCGGCAGCGCCGCCGTCTGCGGCGGTGCGGAACCCTGTCGGCAGCACGGTTGCTGCTGCGGCAGCCGCCGTGGTCGCGGCCACGCTTGCGTTCTAG
- the LOC136543347 gene encoding 5-methyltetrahydropteroyltriglutamate--homocysteine methyltransferase 2-like: protein MASHIVGYPRMGPKRELKFALESFWDGKSSTEDLEKVATDLRSSIWKQMSEAGIKYIPSNTFSYYDQVLDTTAMLGAVLERYSWTGGEIGLSTYFSMARGNASVPAMEMTKWFDTNYHFIVPELGPSTKFTYASHKAVSEYKEAKAHSVSHKFQALLASSNTFYCITLGGNGELGAPPSLTIRSGVSAPPSTGLDSPPSATDPGENGVGLFLRNAKNTLVFRVDVLEAELISMKKNQA from the exons ATGGCGTCCCATATTGTTGGATACCCTCGCATGGGCCCCAAGAGGGAGCTCAAGTTTGCCTTGGAGTCTTTCTGGGATGGGAAGAGCAGCACCGAGGATTTGGAGAAAGTTGCCACTGACCTCAGGTCTAGCATCTGGAAGCAAATGTCAGAAGCTGGGATCAAGTACATTCCCAGCAACACCTTCTCGTACTACGACCAGGTCCTTGATACCACGGCCATGCTTGGCGCTGTCCTAGAGCGCTACTCTTGGACTGGAGGCGAGATTGGCTTGAGCACCTACTTCTCAATGGCCAGGGGAAATGCCAGTGTCCCTGCTATGGAGATGACCAAGTGGTTTGACACAAACTA CCACTTTATTGTCCCTGAGCTTGGCCCAAGCACCAAGTTCACATATGCTTCACACAAGGCTGTCTCTGAGTACAAGGAGGCAAAGGCG CACAGTGTCTCCCATAAATTTCAGGCCTTGCTTGCTTCTTCTAATACTTTCTACTGCATAACTCT CGGCGGCAATGGTGAGCTCGGCGCGCCTCCGTCCCTCACCATCCGATCTGGGGTGTCGGCTCCTCCTTCCACAGGCTTGGATTCTCCACCATCGGCGACCGACCCAG GAGAAAATGGTGTTGGGTTATTCCTCAGGAATGCTAAAAATACTCTTGTTTTCCGCGTGGATGTGTTGGAAGCTGAACTAATTTCTATGAAGAAG AACCAGGCCTGA